The following are encoded together in the Bacillus cereus group sp. RP43 genome:
- a CDS encoding YrzQ family protein: protein MNLRNSLIALGVGAAAYQYARKQDVFSKRNVKKARKMIKSYL from the coding sequence TTGAATCTACGCAATTCATTAATCGCATTAGGTGTTGGAGCTGCAGCATATCAATATGCCCGCAAACAAGATGTATTCTCAAAACGCAATGTGAAAAAAGCACGTAAGATGATTAAGTCTTATTTATAA
- a CDS encoding AI-2E family transporter, which yields MKNLKIIWIYRLGLLLLVFLCLLVFLKIKPLWAPIIFVFKVAITPFLIACFIAYLLHPLIEKIHKEGMPRTLAILLIYILFFGGIGYGIYKGTPVVIKQLQEINEQFPQFTKMYDSWMDGVTEQTANFPSFIHEKVKQIFVGVEMKIQTLLNKVMSTARGVLDSLLIIFLIPFIVFYILKDYGEFYHIFWKIVPSKWRSTGQMLAKEIDKSLGSYIRGQLFVCLVLGGVSVLSFWFIGMKYPLLLGIIIGVTDIIPYFGPILGAIPTLMIAATVSTSLLIKAGITIAILQFLESNILSPYIVGKSLRMHPVIIMLALLVGGEIAGIVGLLISVPILAVIRTVVVHVRPLWKREDI from the coding sequence GTGAAGAATCTTAAAATCATTTGGATATATCGTTTAGGATTATTGTTACTTGTTTTTCTTTGTTTGCTGGTCTTTTTAAAAATTAAGCCACTATGGGCACCGATTATTTTTGTATTTAAAGTGGCGATCACACCGTTTCTTATTGCTTGTTTTATTGCTTATTTATTGCACCCTTTAATTGAAAAAATCCATAAGGAAGGAATGCCACGCACACTTGCTATTTTGCTCATTTATATTCTTTTCTTTGGCGGAATTGGCTATGGAATTTATAAAGGGACGCCAGTTGTTATTAAACAGTTACAAGAAATTAATGAACAATTTCCGCAGTTTACAAAAATGTACGATTCTTGGATGGATGGAGTTACAGAACAAACAGCGAATTTCCCATCATTTATTCATGAAAAGGTAAAGCAAATTTTCGTTGGTGTAGAAATGAAGATACAAACGCTTTTAAATAAGGTTATGAGCACAGCTCGTGGTGTATTGGATTCATTGCTCATTATTTTCTTAATTCCGTTCATTGTATTTTACATATTAAAAGATTACGGTGAGTTTTATCACATTTTTTGGAAAATAGTTCCGAGTAAGTGGCGTAGTACGGGTCAAATGCTTGCGAAAGAAATTGATAAGTCACTCGGAAGTTATATTCGAGGACAGTTATTTGTTTGCTTAGTATTAGGGGGAGTATCTGTTCTTTCTTTTTGGTTTATCGGTATGAAATATCCGTTATTACTCGGCATTATTATTGGGGTAACGGATATAATCCCATACTTTGGTCCTATTTTAGGGGCGATTCCGACGTTGATGATTGCGGCAACGGTATCAACGAGTTTACTCATTAAGGCGGGGATTACGATTGCTATTTTGCAATTTTTGGAAAGTAACATTTTATCGCCTTACATCGTTGGTAAGTCGCTTCGTATGCATCCCGTTATTATTATGCTCGCATTACTAGTTGGAGGAGAGATAGCCGGGATTGTAGGATTGCTAATATCGGTTCCAATTTTAGCTGTTATTCGTACAGTGGTCGTTCATGTGAGGCCTCTTTGGAAAAGAGAAGATATTTAA
- a CDS encoding PH domain-containing protein, producing the protein MTTLLNKAKNMLTTDETILFYAACSLDIFIYRSIARPGLLILTNKRLFFYGPDLSKNPIFEEYSFAKISNLKEQKRLFSNQIVFMYDDEWKKIKHIQTNDVSGIVQQIKEQLSK; encoded by the coding sequence ATGACAACCTTATTGAACAAAGCTAAAAACATGTTAACTACGGACGAAACTATATTGTTTTACGCAGCATGCTCATTAGATATATTTATATATCGTTCCATCGCAAGGCCAGGACTGTTAATCTTAACGAACAAAAGGCTCTTCTTTTACGGACCAGATTTAAGCAAAAACCCAATATTTGAAGAGTACTCTTTCGCAAAAATTTCTAATCTAAAAGAACAGAAACGACTTTTTAGTAATCAAATTGTATTTATGTATGATGATGAATGGAAAAAAATAAAACATATTCAAACAAATGATGTGAGCGGGATTGTTCAACAAATAAAAGAACAACTCTCTAAATAA